The genomic region tggtttggtcgaggatttcattgaggatgagtaacattctttcgcctcttgctgatcactatcgactttgacaactccccaaggggtagggatcttgatgcattggtgatatgttgatggtacggccttcatatcgtgaatccacggtcttcccagtatgatgttatagcaggatagagagtccatcacacagaaacgttgtatcttgttgactccttcaacatatacaggcagctttatctctcccaccgtgttcctagcttctccactgaaaccaacgagcatagtagacttcgaagtgatatccattggagacacattcattctcttcagagtctccagttggattatgttgacggaactgccattatcaaccagtatcctgcgtacaaaatggttagccacatataacgttattaccagagcatcatggtgaggatcctggacagtatccctgtcatcagcgtcaaacgtgatcactttgtcagttgtgagggtagtcatcctgacaggtttgtctcccctctcagccttagcttcttttgaatgtctcttcgccgccgaatacgaagtcccacaaatgtcggatcctcccgaaatgaagttgattatcttggcatccgcgggaggtgaggctgctcgttcaggatccttctcagtatcctgacccttattcttctttcttcccaagagatcttttagatatcccttgctcagaagataacttatttccttcctcaaggcaatgcaatcctcagtcacatgtccgaaatcttcgtggaaggcacaccattttgacttatctttccaatcagctttttgttgattctttcgaggccacctagccttgtctcctaagccctgcatggcatacataagttcaggaatgttaacagaaaagcaatattcagataattcaggatattcttcaggatcctcgtcttcaacggCATTCACCCTCTTGTTATCActtctaccatatggcttagagcggtatggtttgtacgaggattctgacttcctgttagtcgattcgtatgttgaggatgcattcatcctttcttgcatttttgtcacacccctaatttccacgtgtcaccggtgggcccggtgggggattaacgtgacgtagttgatatcatcatagtcaaacaacacaaattataatgcacagcagaagcaaagatagattcatttcaacttaaattattgtaatattcgagtatcacaaaatgtcgaaatagaatccataggcagaatcaaataaaaaggaaacttcatctCAACAggcttcatgcatcctaagcttgcgagacttctatggatgcttaaggagtgaccagcctattatgcgtagtacctgcacttagtctttttggaaaatacgtcagtttacactggtaaatacaatttaactgactcattttgaaaatgtttaaaattgatttaaatgctcgtggcataaaactttttataacttgggataattatttgcttaataatcttgtaaaagaattacatcttcgttctgcgttcggtagcccgggtcatgccgggttaaagattaatagacacaccacttaatataattccgccgcgagacttctctcgtaccgacgattatacatgttgtacaacactacgggtgtacgcctacacccgagtgctaaggtcgtggccattctttgaatgatgccaaggatatccgggacatggtcattaagcccccaaaggcgttaaacaaacaaaacaacattttcaaacgggttaatttgactgcacataaccaagaccggttaaggtcaattccccgaccaagcggtattttatataccgtaccccaagcccgtatagggaaaataagttaaacgtatttacctgagcaaagtataaaccaaatataacgagtgcacgtagcttttactgggctcctagatctggaaattaaggttttaataacctattagaatcctaacgggtcttaagcttagaccggttagttttatataaagattacggttttaaacgcacaataaggcgaagaccgttttagaatgtggttttgtcccaacaagcttgcacacttgttttatatgggtaacataatcacattctggattttgagaccaaaaagatatggtttgacccgtttcggctaaaacggccaaactagtcacataagccgatccgaacgcgtataatgcgtaacgagtaaccataagagtcaaatacaagtttctgaagtcaatatgcttaaaatatgttgtgatatcagaatgataccttccattatgccccaaatgattttaaaccaaaactatgcctcataagggcgttctggtcattttataaggtgtaaaaaggttaaaatgataacctgagttacaggtctgaatatattagtaaatatacttaatttactaatttataacagtagggtatcaaatttatgtgaaatttattatctttaaccttactatgcaccgtaggggcattttggtaatttcacatgtgcctaaaaggtcaattctggaattctgagttcaaacctttgcctactgtttaaaatataaaaattcactgatcatatcagtaggttcaatcctttaagcttaataaggctctagtgcacacttatgcgttaaaatgcctaaaaaggcgatttggagccatttccgggttttctgtaaaaagctgatatttttaatattccagaaggctcaaaataatttatttatcataacaaatcagtagaaattggtttgaggtcaaaaggttttgtaaaactcattttatggctaaaaagggcaaaaccggcataaaccgaattaatcttagaacactaagttatgctcagcctaaaaataaataaaaatctccaaaaatcccaaaatattattttataacagtggtaaaaagtttggtataaaaatttgggttttgataggctatacgtaatttacgccatttaattagtaaagaagctcttaattacgctattgagcataactcttaatctagacctcaaactgacttcaaattttgggtgcaagtttataaatcagtagctaaggtgcctacccttttacattttcaaaaatcacgttttaaggtcaaatgggcataatggtcaacatataagcgattaacggaaacatgcatgtgaataggatatctaatgaaccaagttgtataatctcagagagttatactaacatgtaaataggttcaaaagaagctctaaggcaatcctaacattggcttaaacgggtcagaactgaaagtcaaagcagaagtcaaactttgcgactttcggttccaaaccgagcctaaactgaaaattgtcgagttgaacgtgttggaacatgttcttacattaattatcaagtcattttaatgatcaaacaggttgcatgtaacctacattgctaattatgtattaatttgcaaataacctttctgttgactttttataacaagctttgactcgacaattatcatagttagagtgggaatctggaaatacccttttaagggtttgttacccacataactacctacttaaaggtatttttaattcgggatattagtgagtaattattgactaatcccGAAGTCAACCcctaattacgatggtttgacttctAGCTAATTAATTAAGCTAAAATGGACTAAGGATgattaggaacacttacaaagatCCTTAATAGGATTATGGACTTAATGAGAACTTGTTTCTATCCAAGGAATCTCCAGAGAATGCTCCAAGTGAGTGACACAATGAATGATCAAAGTTCACCACACTTCACTCCCTTATATAGTGACCAAAAAGTTCTAGGATCAAGACATGGAAGTCTATGATGGTCacaagatcaccccaggtgtccctaacaagctaaatactgcctagcaagccccttGTTTCGAAAACTATTCTTTTAAGTCGGTGTaactggctgaacaggcagctgtccattttctgctgccaacgactgtcttacggaccgtaagcataagctcttgcggtccgtatgcagcccttgcggaccgtatgctcagatggttgcggtccgtaaccgacccttgctgaaaACGCCCAGATATgcatcttacggaccgtaagcctagggctttgcggtccgtaaccggtggtcagaggacaaaaatttgtaaactttccaagtcttgaccatgcaatcaaCAAACCCGAATCCAAGCCATCTTTTTCAGTTGTGGGACCATCTgttcagccattgcatgcttgcatGGTTCTTACATGTCCCCTTTTCAAATTGGATTCTTGTGGGACTTGCAAAGTGACGGAAGTTACAAGGAAAGCTTGAATTCTCATAAATTCCCAATTTTCATTAGATTAAGatttaaaatcagaatttattGTAGTAACACTTATTAATAGTCCAACTTCCATACAAAGGatggaaattttatttatttagaattaGCCGGTAAAATATACAAGATGTTTATCAAATAGTTtatggatcttgggatttataaattcgggtcgctcagaggtgctttaataacatgtcgcccttgggtcgttcagaggtgttttaataacatgacgccctcttaAAATCCTACCACGCATCTTTGTATTTGACCCGGTTTCTGACACATTTGccccacatgacacgtgtctttatttcgttggacaggaattttcaaggtgttacaattTTCTTGTCgtcctccaatcgaatatatcttagagccctgttgcgagcctcgtcgagattcctacagggattcattacaagatcctgataaaactgagagtccctttgcaaccccatcttaaaagcttgcacagctgttgcaacatcaagatgtaggatatccaaggattctcgactgaatttgttcacataatccctcaaggattcctgaggtccttgagttatcctgtaaagatcactggttagtttttcaaaactccgactgcaagaaaattgactattaaataaattcactaagtgggcaaatgatgtaatcgaatgcggaggaacatttaacagccattttaaggctgatcctgtcagagtagaaccgaaacccttgcacaggcaagcttccttgagatccggagggatagggttgatctccatcctttccctatattgggcaatatgctcttcaggatccgtggttccatcgtaaagcttcatgtttggagtctgaaatctttttgggatttcagcatcacatatgggacgtacgaaccgagatatcctgtggctatcctgggatacttcaggaattggctgcaccaccccaggtacactagatatcatatcttttagcttctgaagctccctggataattctgacgttacagctgtatcctgcaaagatccaacactgttagtggtaatagcattattattattagatacgttaccagtcggaggattctgcccatatcctgaagcatatcctgagctcctcacggttgacatcctaaccgaggagggtatttcaggagtatgattctgaggaaggttgggcacaatattccccctattatcctcagtatacacagctgaactaaagttcaaagttcTGGGCTGTAGTGGAGTGATGATATCCTCAGCAGTTCTGCTCGAGctggacttcaggagttgtatctccctcaacagcatctggtttgtttcctgttgctgcctcatttgttcctgcacactcccaaataaggttagaatttcatcattagaagccaaaatcggagcagatccctgaacattCCGAGTAGGGATGATGTCCTgaggttgcgaagaagattgcatccttggaggaagtggtggaagcaccggaccagtagtagctgaagtcatagcagacacagtagaagagctcatgcttgatcttgaggccattgcaaataatgtggcaaaaagttttgaaaacagaaaaccgattaatgatttcacaaagatttttagtaaagatagcaccacttgccccacggtgggcgccaaattgttttggtcaaaaattaccgaagcaattaagtgatcaaattagttaagtgaggtagtgtgctaaaaagtgagttgaaaatatgttgtttATGTCATTtgggaaaaacagtgttcaggatatggctcaggatattgagctatatctatgatcaaacgatgagcaaaaagtaaaggggttgacacgagatgtatgaggaaagcccttgatcaatctagatcgccggcataaaacctcgggagctgacaatcgcaactgcctagttcttcttattacttcaaacttcaggatacagtgcaggatattgaccagatcgctaagtgttacaatgattcgtgcaagttgcgagagaacaagtgtgtaagtgtagctgtgatgtcctatttgatccggtatacccacctatttatagtaatcaAATACAAACTGAAATTCCTAAAAATATGGGATgcttccgaatattccattgttaacgttgtagtccgggtaatgcggcttcaacgtcttcatttggacgacttggaccgagtctcttGGAGAAAGAGTCTTTGTGAACGTTGGGCACCTGCATGCGTATTCCTGCACTCAAcacgttagtaatcctgaggatactaTTCAGGATATTATAGACATCCTGAATGAGCATCTCGGATATAAGCAGATAACATTTATTCAAGATATAAcccaagatatttcccaggatatgagGAGCTCAGAATTTTACCCATAACAAAAGTGTGCTTAGCTTCTGTAGTTAAGATTTTATTAGTATAAGgaccgaaagtcaaagatatCGTAATTATACTTTGAATTTTTGATTAATCATAAACGATCCAGCCATTAttcaaattgaaagtggctatgtgttggtaattaagTAGGtgataatccctcaaaagggcaccttctaattatcacgtttacttagtttattgtcgggtcaaagtaattaaaataaaagtcaaacgggtcagttttaaaaaaaaaaatcataactgataatgtagaagctataaaatcagttttatcattttaataacttggtaaataatatgagaacatgtttaggcatgttcaacccgacaattctgagtttaggctcggttcgcaaccgaaaatcacaaaagttgacttttgctttgactttcggttctgacctGAAATAacttagtttagttatgccttagggttcctttgtgaccatattatatgttagtataaccctctgaggttatactacatggttCCTTAGAAATCAGACAttatttgcatgtttccgttaattgcttaaaagttaaCTATTATGCCCGTATGttataaaaacgagatttttgaataTATGAACATGCAATTACCTTTTTTACTGATATATAAGCATGTCAAATAAATTTGACATCATTTTCTGGTCTCAAACTAAAGTTATGCACAATATCGTAAAACttaactttttattaattaaattacgattttttttagcataaatcatgtttaaaaccaaattttgacaccaaactcattacctactattTTGATATTATTCTTagggatttttttttaatttttggtcTGATTATAAACTGACCATATCATTGAGTTCTCGTATAAatcggtaaatgacgataatacccttttttgttaataaaatgagattaacaCGTGATTTacatgccaaaccttttcctactgatgttatatgttaaataaaatattttaaacatttaaggctgatcaaaatctcagaattTCATAAACATCTCAAATATCGTCAATTATCGACTTCTATgataattaggtgcatagtatggtttaaaaccatatttaacacctaagaattgttacctactgattttataaataaattctaATACTTtcacagtaagtataagtcttgaactcagacttccaatgTTGTCCCTAAAAgtatatgtgaaatgaccaaaatgcccctacggtgcatagtttggccataaatggtaaaccttacatatgtatgatatcttactgatgtaacatgatgaaataaatatttttactgaatgttttagaccagaacctcagtttactattaaacctcttttataagctttaaaatgaccaaaataccctcatggggcttaatttggtttaaaaatctttttgggcataattgttgatatcctactgatatcacaatatattttaagcataataacttatGGAACTTGTACATGACTCATCTGGCTACCCGTTATGCTTATACGCATTCGGtatggtttatgtaactagtttgcataaattaaccgaaacggttTATGTAAAATGATATACCCACTCGTGAGGATAACTTCTTGTGGGTTTATATtagtggtgtgtctataaatttTGTCTCGGCTTCTATCCCAGGCCCTGAACGtacgacaaacatgtaaatctgtatacaagattatttatatgattgtcccaagttataaaagaatatttgtgccttgtgcatttaaatcaattttcataaatgttttcaaaacagTCAGTttattgtatttaccagtgtaaattgacgtatttttcaaaaagactaagtgacaggtactaagCGAAATTGGCTGGGAACTCCTGAGAATTAGTTaaagaatcttgcaagttcttgATGCTTAAAGTCTGTCGAACAATAATTTGTTTTCtgttttagatccgcctgtggatccaatTACAGCCTTCTGTGTAATATTTATTTATACTTTGCATTTCGGTTTGTATTAATCTTTTCTACCaagacttccgttgtgcattaaactgtgattatttgactatgatgatatcaactacgttacgatactccccgccgggcccaccggtaatacgtggaaatatcgggatgcgacaggttggtatcagagccaacattgagtgaattaaaaactagccttttgtgtttaatctcaatgacatagttgcacattccttgacttccgagtctaggcaaaCGACCTAGGATTAATCCTAATCTTATTGGTTTATATCATTTGTTTGTTTGTCTTTGTTTTTTACAGGTTTACTTAAATCATGCCACCAAGAGTACGTGGACGTGGAGATCGTGGCAAGGCACCGATGGGAACAAGGAATAATCATGAAGCCGGACCATCACACAGACGTACACCCTCAGCATCTTGAACCTATCTTGAACCCGCATGAGGATTGGAGGACCTATCTTGAACCTGCGAGGCGTTCTGTCTCGCTTAGCTCTTCGCCCTCATATCACCACTCTTTCGGGCCACAGCAGGAGGACGAGCCCAATGACTCACACCACTCATACATTCCCTTGCAGTGTTCGGGTTCTCACCACTCATTTCAGAACCCCACACCCTACTTCCAAAGCAGGTTCAACCTAATGAACCAATTTGAAGAACCAGAGGGTCAAAACCCTTTGGGACCAGCAGACCACTTTCCCGAATACCAAGACATGAAGATGGACGATGATCCAGATCCCGAGATGCCGCCATCAGGGATGCCCACGCATCCCATCGAGATTTCAAGTGGATCATCTTTTCATGGTTCGCCATACAGGGGCCCTGATATCTGGGCCGAAAGGTGGAGTACATATAAGTGGGAGTATACTCCCCCTCACCGGAACTCGCCTCCACATCAGCGGGTTCCCTCCGAGGACCCACATTTTCAGGCGGtcacgccaccgccaccaccagcgCCAGAGCACCCACCGCCTCCAGAACCATCGAGGTGAAGAAGAagtgcacggatgtccgtgcgtgggggttttcatttcagcacccGCCAACACTCCAGCAACTACCTTCCGCTCTATGAAGACCCGCaaatgggtgggccttcaaaTGCTGTTTCTGAAGTCGACTCTGCACCAGTCGCACCTACACCACCCATGGGTTATGAAAACCCAATTCCATCTTGCCCAGATGCAGCTgggtacaacccgtttgagcagcaaGCTTATTCGGGTTATAACTACAACAATGCACCTGCCGTCAACCCATACGTCGAGGCTGCAAACTTCGATGCTCTCTACCCCTCGCCCTTTCCACCTGCGTACCCAACTGGTTACCCTGCATATGGGTATCAATACCCACCACCTCCACAACCTCAGCAGAAGCAGCAGCCACCTCAACCTCAGATTCAACCACCACAGCAGCAAGAAATACTCCAAAGGTTGCATGAGGTGGAACAAAGGGTAGAGCAAGAGCAAAGAAGTCGCCGCGGTCTTCTAAAGGGTTTGGAAAACCTCATTAAGGGGAAAAAGAAGAGGGATTATTAGAAACCCTTAATTATTGTATTGTAATTTTATTTCaattaagtccctgcgtggacatttcatttatgtatttggtccctgcgtggacttgtctttctaATTTTAGTCCCTGCAAGGACAAGTTATTTGTTAAAGGCCCGTTTAGGGCATTATTGTAATTCCTTGGATTTATTTATGAGAAATTTCCTTTTTTCAAATTACTTTTGGCATtaaacatatacatatacattgtGCCATTGATCAAAATATcaattcaatttttttaattgaTCTGCCATTAAATCTCAAAGGAAAATCTTAAAGGTCCTAGCCTATATGTAATTTTAGACATTGCCATGATGGTAAAGCCTTTTAAGATAAtaaatccttgttaacacctaagaacgtgttagcactcttagcaaatgtgattcgataaagtCACActagtcatccttatattggattcttccaattccttAT from Helianthus annuus cultivar XRQ/B chromosome 10, HanXRQr2.0-SUNRISE, whole genome shotgun sequence harbors:
- the LOC110882610 gene encoding alpha/beta-gliadin clone PW1215-like codes for the protein MGGPSNAVSEVDSAPVAPTPPMGYENPIPSCPDAAGYNPFEQQAYSGYNYNNAPAVNPYVEAANFDALYPSPFPPAYPTGYPAYGYQYPPPPQPQQKQQPPQPQIQPPQQQEILQRLHEVEQRVEQEQRSRRGLLKGLENLIKGKKKRDY